Proteins encoded together in one Pongo abelii isolate AG06213 chromosome 8, NHGRI_mPonAbe1-v2.0_pri, whole genome shotgun sequence window:
- the MSANTD7 gene encoding zinc finger and SCAN domain containing 29 produces MASANSSAGIRWSRQETRTLLSILGEAEYIQRLQTVHHNADVYQAVSKRMQQEGFRRTERQCRSKFKVLKALYLKAYVAHATSMGEPPHCPFYDTLDQLLRNQIVTDPDNLMEDAAWAKHCDQNLVASDAPGEEGTGILKSKRTQAADHQPILKTVKESDEDCQLRISDRIRETSDLEDSWDESSGAGCSQGTPSYSSSHSLYRGAVAPCQSSPMARLGVSGEPSPCTSTSRSTPGVASTPQTPVSSSRAGFLSGGDRPLTSEPPPRWARRRRRSVARTIAAELAENRRLARELSKREEEKLDRLIAIGEEASAQQDTANELRRDAVIAVRRLATAVEEATGAFQLGLEKLLQRLISNTKS; encoded by the exons ATGGCCAGTGCCAATAGCAGTGCGGGCATCCGGTGGTCCAGACAGGAGACACGAACTCTTCTCTCCATACTAGGCGAGGCAGAGTATATTCAGCGCCTCCAGACTGTGCATCACAATGCAGATGTCTATCAGGCTGTGTCTAAGCGAATGCAGCAGGAGGGCTTCCGCCGCACCGAACGTCAGTGCCGCTCCAAGTTTAAAGTTCTGAAGGCATTATATTTAAAGGCCTATGTTGCCCATGCCACAAGTatgggtgagccaccacactgtcCATTTTATGATACGTTGGATCAGCTTCTCCGAAATCAGATAGTGACTGACCCAGACAACTTAATGGAGGATGCTGCTTGGGCCAAGCACTGTGATCAGAACTTAGTGGCCTCTGACGCCCCAGGGGAAGAGGGAACCGGCATTCTAAAATCAAAAAGGACTCAGGCAGCTGATCATCAGCCTATCTTGAAAACAGTTAAGGAATCAGATGAGGATTGTCAGCTAAGAATCAGTGACCGGATACGAGAAACCAGTGACCTCGAGGACTCCTGGGATGAATCCTCGGGTGCAG GGTGCTCTCAAGGGACCCCCAGCTACAGCAGCTCCCACAGCCTTTACAGAGGTGCAGTTGCTCCCTGTCAGAGCAGCCCCATGGCCAGACTGGGTGTGTCCGGGGAGCCCAGCCCCTGCACCAGCACCAGCCGCAGCACTCCTGGGGTAGCCTCCACACCGCAGACTCCAGTCTCCTCTTCGAGAGCTGGTTTTCTTTCTGGTGGGGATAGGCCCTTGACCAGTGAGCCCCCTCCAAGGTGGGCAAGGCGAAGAAGGCGGTCAGTGGCCAGGACTATCGCAGCCGAGTTGGCAGAAAACAGGCGATTGGCACGAGAACTCTCAAAGCGGGAGGAAGAAAAACTGGACAGGCTGATTGCTATTGGTGAGGAGGCCAGTGCTCAGCAAGACACTGCGAATGAGCTCCGCAGGGATGCTGTCATCGCAGTCAGACGTTTGGCAACAGCAGTGGAAGAGGCAACTGGTGCTTTTCAGCTAGGCCTTGAAAAATTGCTTCAGAGGTTGATTTCGAATACCAAAAGCTAG